Genomic segment of Pseudorca crassidens isolate mPseCra1 chromosome 10, mPseCra1.hap1, whole genome shotgun sequence:
AGAGGACACATATAATCAACCACTAGTGATGCTAAAATTGATGACTCAACTTACAGTTAACACTTTCCCTCTTCAGATTGGAAAGTAATCTGTGTGGTGTTACTTTGGCTCTATATGAATGTTTACAACAATCAATCAcctattggtttttttttaaaattttatttatttttggctgtgttgggtcttcgttgctgcacgtgggctttctctagttgtagagaGCAGGGGCTAGCCTTTATtgtgatgtgtgggcttctccttgcggtggcttctcttgtggagcaccggTTCTAGGccgccagcttcagtagttgtggctcgcgggcttagttgctccatggcatgtgggatcttcccggaccagggatcgaacccatgttccctgcattggcaggcggattctcatccactgcgccaccagggaagtccctcaactatTGGTTTTAACACCAGTTAAACCTTGCCTGAATCAATAATTTCATTGGAGTTTGTGAAACtatgtttttctaattattttgtttctttcacatTGTTCACAAGAATTCTGTGAAGGCTTCTTCATTAACTAGGACTATTTGGTTatcctaaaataaatttttaccgGAAGAGCAAAATAACGcttaatattttccctttaattaccaattttcaaagtaaatgttttaaaagttaccCCAAATGGTAACTTTTGGTAACAAAAGTAACCATTGAGACTTTCTTGATTTACTCTCATTTTGAGTATCATCATAGAATAATGAATTTCACTGAATCAGTGTTAAACTCAAtcattattcttttagttgctaAGGTTGTAACAACTTTGTTCAGTGGGGACACTTTCATAtgggctcctgtgtccttttgacatgacatTATCTTCTAAAGCTTTCTTGCTTCTTAACATGAAAAGGTATCCCAGGTGCACTTTGAAAAATGTCTGCTTCTAGACATGGAATCAGCAATTTCTCCAAGAAGCCATGCTTAGTTAGTGGAATTACATAATTCCACTACATACATAAAGGAGTCTTAAAGCACACATAGTCTTGTTTGTGTCCTTAGCtcatcttcttttcccatttttattggtTTCTTGTTTATCCCAGTAGTGCTTCTTTTTGCAAACatacttttcttatttcctcCCTACTCTTACTGTCTCTCATACAAAACAAAGCATGTTATATATATCGTTCTGCacttttgcttttttcactcaacaatatatgctggaggacttccctgggtggcacagcggttaagaatctgcctgccaatgcaagggacacaggtttgatccctggtcctggaagatcccacatgccgcggagcaactaagcccgtgagtcacaactactaagcctgtgatctagaggccgcgagccacactactgaagctcgcgcacctagagcccttgctccgcaacgagaagccactgcaatgagaagcccgcacaccgcaacgaaaagtagcctccgctcgccgcaactagagaaagcctgaatgcagcaacgaagacccaaggcagccaaaaataaataaattttaaaaatatatatgctggAGAGCTTTCTAAATCAATACAGAGAGCAActgattattttgttttcaagattcaAGTAGAAAGTTTTATTAACTTGGACCAGAACACAAACCAGaatgtttaatataaaatttctgaTTAGATGTTCTTACTGTATATAActatttccaaatttatttctcaatcttttaaaaaagtgactATATATAAATACTCAAATTATAATTAATACAATTCTCTAGAGCTCATATGTGTATTTGGCATTTTTATTCAGTCCACAACTATGCATAAATATATCTATCCATAAATAACCAATGCCATGAAAACACAAGGGCTCCCCCTCTTTTTAAACTTAACTCACAATACCATTATGACaactaaaatttttaacaatataACAATAACTCCTGATATCATCAGATGTCCAGTCAGTTGTCTCATAAaggtcataaaattaaaaaaaaatctttttaaaaaactttatccAAGTAAGGTCCACGCATTATGATTGGTTAATgtcctttaaaatcttttaaactaCAGATTACCTTccattgcttttttccccttgcagtttttttttttgaagaaaactgGTTATTTATTCCCCAGAATTTCTTACAGTCTCAGTTTTGCTGATTGCATCACTGTGGTATGTTTTAACATGTTTCCCTGCCTTCTGCATCTTCTGTGAATtggtagttatatatatatatatatattttttttttttaatatatttttttatttttttgtggtacgctggcctctcactgctgtggtctctcccgttgcggagcacaagctccagacgcgcaggctcagcggccatggctcacgggcccagccgctccgcggcatgtgggatcctcctggactggggcacgaacccgtgtcccctgcatcggcaggcggactctcaaccactgcgccaccagggaagcccggtagttATATCTTGAGGCTTGATCACATTCAAGTTCAGTATTTTTGGCCAGACTAATTAataggtggtggtggtgttttccATAAGAAGCACATAaagtctgtttgtttcttttttgtgctaTTAGCAGCCACTGATGCTCAACGCCTAGATCCATTAGCTCATTagtggttcatttatttttttattgtggttaaatatacataacaaaatttataatttaaagcatgttttaaaccatttttaagcttacagttcagtggcactaagtaattcatgttgttgtgcaaccatcaccaccatccatctgcagaacttttttcatctttccacactgaaactctgtacctattaaacaataactccccatttcctgctCTCCCCAGCCCCTAGGCAACCACcattatactttctgtctctatgaacttgactGCTCTAAGTCCCTCATATAAgcggaatcatacagtatttttccttttgtacctggattatttcacttagcatgtcttcaaggttcacctATGTtggagcatgtgtcagaatttccttcctttttaaggttgagtaacactccattgtatataaataccacattttgttcgTCCATACATTGGCCAGTGGACATGCTACAGACATGGTACCGTTTCTTACAAGCCcaaaaattacaaagcaaaaCAGAGCTTATATGGAAACATACATCGCAGCAAAATCATTAAAGTTGTTTTAATTGCATGTAGAGTCAAGAACAAGAAGCAAGATCTCCATTCCCACACAAATTTGCAACAGATACATATTCTGAGCTCAAACTACAGTTCCAGCAATGTTTTTCAGACCTCAGTGCAAGTGCAAAGGAAATTTCTATATTTCATCTAACTGTGCAATTGTGGCACTTCCACCTAACCTGCAATTGGATGTGCTTGATCTACAATGTAATGATGTGATAAGAGGCAAGTATGAAGAGAATATAAATTACAGAATTCTATAAATGCCTTTCAAGTGATGAATGTGCTCAGTTAAAATCATATGCTCTTGGGATTGATACCAGTATTTGGCAGTACTATCTGTGTGAAgacattttcaaagatgaaatacataacattttattatagatCAGCACTAACAGATGAACATTTGCAATTGATTTTAATGATAGGAAACACTAAGTCTGAACCCCATTTAAGCAACAGACCTGTACTACAAAAATTTGTgcttaattattataatttgaattttgtcaataaaTTCAAAGGAATCATGgaaatttgttttccttaatttctatgtACCTACATAATATCCTTGATTTTGCTTCTTAACATGCAAAGCCTAATATTTACTATCTTATCCTTTATAGAataagtttgccaacccctggtctagAAGAACCCTGGTCAATACATGTGTCTGCCCTTGATCCACTCCCAAGTTCTATTCCTGTCTCCCACTCATTAATGGGCCTCCAATTCAACTGCTCAAGCCAAAACTCTAGAAGTCATccctgattttttattttcccacaaTCTCTATATTAATCTGTTAAAACGTTCTGTCAGTCCTACCTCAAAATATAATAACAGTTTTAATCCATCTCCTTCTCTGCATATCTGCTGCATTTACTCACCTCTTGTCTGCACTAATGAAACAGTCTCATTTGTTTCCCTGCTCCCACTCTTGGcaacccccccttttttttcttccaagaatCTTGCCCTTTAATGATCCAATATTCGCTCTATAGCTATAGGAAtctctttaaaatgtgaaaagatcGTTACTCCCCTACTTTAAACTCTTTAttgtcttctcattgcagttagAATAAAATCCGCATTCCTCATCACGATGTGCAAGGCTCTATATAGCCCAGCCCACCTCTTCAATCACATCTGCAAtgaactgaatgtttatgtccctcaaaattaagttaaaatcctaatccccaatgtgatgttactaggaggtggggctttggggtgATTAGGTCAGGAAGGTGAagacctcatgaatgggattagtgcccttataaaagagactccagagagctccctttcTCTTTGCActatgtgaggatacagcaagatgACTGTCTATGAGCCAGGCAGCAGGTCTTCATGACACTGAATCTTCTGGtgcttgatcttggatttcccagcctccagaactgtgagaaataaacttccattgtttataagccacccggtttgtggtattctgttacagaTGCCAGAATGGACTAAGACAACATCTCATTCCTCTCCAGGTCCACTTGTCTCATCAAATAtacctccctttctcttccttcgcCTTTACATCTGCTGAACACTTTACTAGAACCACTTTCCTTGCCCTGTTTTGCAtgtctgtctttcttttcctttggaataCTACATAAATGTGTACAGTATGCCTTCCTTTTCTGTTACTCTCCACCTTATtgcctgttttatttcctttcccttttgatATATCTATGAAATACCTACATAACTGGTTTAAACATCTGTCTCTTAAAGTGACAATCCAGGGCCCAATCCCTGTGATACCTTCTGCTTTTTTcatcagtgcctggtacacagaagACACTTATTGctgaaggaaggcaggaaagagggaagaaatctAAGTGGGTCTGGGGGTCAGGAAAACTGGAGATAAAAAACTAAGGGTCATCAGTATTTAAATGCTTTaactcaggggacttccctggtggtgcagtggttaagaatccacctgcaaatgcaggggacacgggtttaagtcctggtccgggaagatcccacatgtcgcggagcaactaagcctgtgtgccacaactactgagcctgcgctctagagcccacgagccacaactactgagcctgcatgccacaactactgcagcccgcatgcctggagcctgtgctccgcaacaaagagaagccactgctcgctgcaactagagaaagcctgtgcacagcaacgaagacccaacacagccataagtaagtaagtaaataaataaataaataaatgctttaacTCAGGGGAGTGGATAAAAATCACCCAAGAGTGTATTAAGTTAGAAGATGGGGGAAAGGGCTCTGAAAAACTCTAGCATTTATGAGAAAggtaataattaaaacaataacatcTAATCCTTACTGAGTGCTGTATGCTTCATTTCCCTtttagttgaaaatattttccctttatgtATGTGACCCTTCCCTGAGAGAACCGATCCCTGTAAAGGTGTGGGGAATTACTGTTCTCACTCATAATAAcagttgacatttattgagtttaCTGAGTgcaaggcactgttctaagcattttacatgtattaattctcacaaccctatgaacataataaatgctcatgAGAAActacagagacagagagtgaaGATATAGAACAGAAAGGATAATTAAAAGAGCAAAGGCTCTGTGAAGGGGGCTAGCCTTGGACAGGAGAAGGGACATCTCTTCCACTATAAGGAGGAAAGGACAAAAGCAGAGAGGTGCACGTTTGTTTAAACCAAAATCTTTCATCGTGGAACTCAAGTTCCCTATAATCCTAATAACTtggaaagaaaacccaaacttCTAACATGGTGTCTTAATTTGCTTTACAGAAGTAGTAAAGTGCTATGGGGAttaaggagagggaggaagcaaTTCTGCCCTAAGTTTGGACACCTATTAAGTGTCAGGTATACCTGAGGCTTTACGGATCCCAAGATGGGCAACATATGAAGATTGTATGGGTGGGCCTCTGTTCTTGTGGGCTGGCCAGCACCCATTCCCCACTCTTCTGTCCCAGAACTTCAATTTCCCTTGAGGATTCCAGGATTTGTCACCTCAATGGAACATATGATCAAGGTGCTCTGGTCAGAGGATGGCCCTGAGGCCCAGAGTTCTCTCCTGGAAATTTTATCTTGAGATGAGTGACAGAAGAAATAAGATTAACTGGGTCATCATCCCAAAACATATGACTGGAAAAATTCCCCAGTTCCTGTTCCCTCAACCCCTGGAGCTGACCCAGGTCTTGTCCTTCCAAAGGCTGGTCTTTTAGCCCTTCCTTCCATTCCAGGAGCCACCCCACATCCTTCAGATTCCTGTGTTGATAAGGTTAGTCAGAGCCAGTTTCCACCGCTTGAAACCCAAGGATCCTGGCCAACAGATATAGTCAGCTACAGAACATGTGCCAAAAGAATGACAGGTGGATGGGATGGTAGTAGATCCAAGGTTGGCAGCCTCCATCCCTGACCCCTTATCCAATGTGGTCACAGTCGTTACAGTGGGGATGGTATCATGGCAAGGCTCTTTAGAAAGGCTGACAGATCCCAGCTACAACTCACCTTCTCAGCCATAAAGTCATATTTTTTAGCCCCTTTAGGTTCCATACCTATTAACTTTAGAGGAACGTGCTTTGGCAAAGGCTGTCACTCCTGGCTCTATAGTTGTGACTTCAACTCATGTTCACCATTTCCACATCAATTCAGCCGCCCACACCCACTACCACACTCTGGCAATGGAGTTCTTTGTGAAACCTCTGGTGAACCATCATAGGTCTTTACTCAGCTTCCTTTGTGCCACTACAGTAGCTTGTACTGTCTCGCATCATGGACTTACCATACCACATTGTCATTATGTCTAGCTTCGGTAGTAGCTGTGAACTCTCCGAGGGTAGAGTATAAGTCAGGGTCTAGTACAGTGCTTTGCAACAAATGTAGAACAAAccaaacaataaacataatacaTGAAGTCAGGGAATATTATAGgtaaaaatgtgaacaaccccttaaaaaaaagaagacagagaacGAGTTAGGAGGTACATAccacaccaccaaaaaaaaaattaataaaaaaataaacaaaacagttcAGACTCTGAAAAATAAGGCAACTTACCAGAAGTTATTCAGGGGCAGGTCAGGGCTGAGAATCTGGCCCACTGACATCCAGGACAGTGTTCTCTGCAGCAGTGTGAGACTATCCGATTCTTCCCCCATCAACATAACCCAGCCGCATAAGGAATATGTCCAAGTCTTTGCAACTCTGTTCTCACATCGTCTCTCCCATATAAATGACTCAATTCAGTCCACTGTCAGCTTAGCTTTCACAGCAaagtttatttgaagaaattaagaaacttaTGACAATCTCCCCATTCCAACATCTATCCTTCTATGTGTCGACCAAGGGTCTGTCAAGTGTGGGTAGGGATGGAAAGGGAGGGGGTGTGGTCCCACTGTGCAGTTATTTCTCTAGTTTTCAGCATGTGCCGTCTCAGCCCTGAGTCCCTCTGACCATAGCCACTTCTTCAGAGCGGTGATTCTACCCTGAGAGTATTTTAGGTCAGTGGCCATCTCCTGAGTTCACTGGTCACATTCCAGTCAGTGTGATCAATATGGATGATCAGTGGTGGTCAAAGGTAGACAAGAGGGACTTCctgggcagtccagtggttaagactctgtgcttccactgcaggaggcgtaGGTtagacccctggtccgggaactaagatcctctaTTAAAGAGGGATCTAAGTGACACATGGAATGCGCAATCTGTTAAAGTGCTCAACTACAACATACAACAAAAAAGGTGTTGTAAAATTACCTACTAGTGAGAAAGCAATTTATAATCTGAAGGGTTTCtggaaaattttaacaaaagtatATAAGAAGACCTCTACTCACACAATTTCAGTAATGATGAGGGAGAGTAAAGCTTAGAGCTTAGTCTCCGGATTACCAGAACTCTGAATCAAACATATCTCTAGATGGAGACCAGCTCCCTTAACTACTCACAGAGACTGAATGAaatatttatcataatttttcTTGCTAACTCGTCTCTCATCATATAAACTTCTAATCTGAATTCCAGTTTCCTGTATGAAAAGAATATCTATTATGGGCAACTGATCGATTTACGTATGGCCTGTAAACCACTTTCCTGTAGGGTAGTTAGCCAAAACCTGGAGTGAGATGAGAAATCAGTTTCCAAATCGGTCAGGTTGAAGCCCACACCCAAAAACAAGAGGTCCATAACATAGCTATCCTCTTGGCATAATTAACAAGATACAGGATTGCAGTGCCATGGTAGTGAGGGGTAAGTACCCAACAGCAGCAGTGGCTCCCTTGTCCTGGAAATTTGTGTATGGCCTCAGTAGTCACTTGTAAGTCCAGTGAGCAGTGGCCCAGCCCTGGCCCTTGCACAGGTCCCGGTGGCGAAGGAAACAGGCATGGACTCGGAACCGGCGGCCACAGTGAGGACAGGCATGCAGGGCTCCAGCGTGGGTCTTCATATGCTCTGTTAGATGGTGCTTCAGCTTGAAGCGCTTGTTACAGATGCCACAGCCAAAGGGCCGAAGGCTGAAGGTCAGCATGATGTGCCGGTCACGCTTTGGCTTCACTGCAAACCGCTTCCCACACAAACAACCAAAGCGTTTTCCATCTGCAGGGGGTGCCCCGCCTAGCTTCACAGGTCCATGCACAGCTTGCCCTGCTCCCCCAGGTCCCCCACCCCCTGACAGGATTTCATTCCCATGAAGATCCACTGGTTTCCAGGATGGACCACCTCCTCCAGATGCTTGCCCTGCTCCTGAGGGCAGCAAGAACCCTAGCTCTCCATTCTCTTCAGTGTTCCCTCCTGGAAACACTTTGGTCTCCTCCTTTGTTCCTCCAGACTGAGTTCCGCCTCCTGATATCTCCTCCTTGGGCTCAAAGGGTTCCTGCTTAATGTAGAAGATTTTGGGAGGCAGTACAGTATGAGGGGCAGGAGGCTCAGGTGGAGCACTCTCGCTCTCTGCAAGCCTGCAAGGAGTAGTGGATGTGGGTAGGGCGTGGGATGCAGGAGAGCGGGGAAAACCCCCTGACCCTCTCTGGGGCTGAGGAGTCTGAGAGGGTACTGTTGACCCCTGGTCCTCctcatcttcttcttcctcctcctcctcctcctcttcttcaacTTGAAGCTGTAACATATCTCCCAgttcactcccctcccctccaacgCGGCTCTGGGTAGAAGCGGAAGACTGCGCCACAGTCTGGAAAGGGGAAGAGCGGATGCACCAGTCTCCTGGAGAGGATGTGGTGGAAAGAAGTGTGTGGAAAGGGGTCGCTCCCCGAGTTGAAATCCCACCACCTGAGTTTTCTAGTTCTCTAAGGATCTCTGAGCACTGATCTACCACTTGCCACATCTGGAGACCACTGGCCAcaaggaggtgggcagggagagcATCCAGTGGCAGACGGAGGTGCCCGGAATAAATGAGCTGGAGCAGCCCCTCGAAGGCGTCGGCTTCGATGACGCTGGGCAAGGTGAGACGTGGTGCATCCCCCAGAAGTAGTTTGTCGTGGAAGTAAGGAGAGGCGGCAGCCAACACCGCTTTGTGGGCCCTAAGTTCGCGGCCCTGCACCAGGAGGGACACGTCACAGAACTTTCCCTCCAGCCTGTGGCGGTTCAGGGCCTCCAGGAGTAACGAGCTATGCTGAGGGAACTCGATCTGGATCGTCCGTGGGGCTGGGTTGCAGGCCGGGGAGGGGGCTACGGGAGGCAAAGGCGTCGAGGTATCCATGGCCTCCTGGGGAAGAGAGAAACCCCAGAGGGGTCGAGTACAGGAGGTGAGGGGTGAGGTAGAGCCCGCGCGGGAAGAGGGCTGTGAAGGAAAGGGACGGGGTCACAGAAGCTCTGGATAAGGGGAACCGTGTCTCCTCAAACGCccgcctcccctgccccccaacgTGTGAAAACTTTTCAGTCGGCAGCTGTTCGGGCAGATCAGTCCCACGCACTCCCCCGCCGAGAAAACGAAAACATACCACAACAAAACACCAACCGAGGCTTGAACTTCCAGGGCCTGTGGAGACTAGGAGGTCCTTCAGCCGCGAGCCGGACCTCGCCGGCCGGGTCGGCTTCTCCCTGCCGCTCCGCTCCCACTCACGTGCCCGCAGAGTCCGGCTCCAGGGGAGGCGCGGCCACCCGGAGACCGCCAGCGCCTGCCGCCCGGCCCTTCCCGCCGCCACGCCCCCGAGAGTACACACGCGGCCCGGCGTCCAAAGCGCCTCTGCAGCAACCGTACCGCCCCGGCCGGAAGCCACCGCCTCCCCGCCGGACGCGGATGCCGAGGCGCTGGGCGGTGCCAGAGAGGCAGCCAATCGGGGGACGCCGGCCTACAAGCCTCATGTTGATTGGTTGCGCGGGTGAGAAGGCGGTGCTGGCGAGAAGCCGCTGGCCCCAGCCGGGCCGCAGAAAGGGTGGGCGTGCGCTCCCGTGATTAAACTTAGCCCCCGCCTCTAGTAGGTGCTGAGAAGGCGAGATTAAGCGGGCACTTACTGTATGGGCTACGTATTGACCGCATCACCTTGTATCCCTCGGGCTCCGCCACCAGCGAGGTAGGTGTTTCCATCCCGTTTCCTCGGGGGAAACCGAGGATGGCAAGTGGTGGCCCTGGGGCTGGACCGCACATCGCTGAGGCACCATGTTCTTTCCTCCATTCCGCACGGGAgcatttaaactaatttttatttttcctctagcaattaaataaacttcatttctaggtaatttttttttagacatttaaaatacAACTTTATTCTGATTCTAAACGAAAAGGAATGGGAATGACGGTGACAAACAAGATTCCACCACTGAATATTGTGATGTGACTGTAGCACTCTTATATGTGAAACTCAAGGAGGAAACAACTGTGTTCCAAAACACAAATATGCAGGTcccaaaaaaaatgtttttgttttttttttaactgccacATTCACTCCGAAGCCCATTCATCTCCTTCAGCATCCCAAAGATTAAGCACATGTTCTGCTTAGCTATATAATAAAGTGGCAAACACCCTGCACCACCGACATCACAGGACAGTTGCCTATAAAACTAGACTTCTGACTCTGGGCTCCAGCTTCACTTTCTCACGGGTCATCATGTTCATCCGGGAGGGCAGTTGTCTGAGCAACCTCTAGATCGTGCTCGTACTGCGCTGCCAACGCTGGATCCATGACCACCTCTGGTGGGGCGAGAGCAGGCATGGCGACGAACTCCAAGTTAGGGTCTCCGATCAGTTTTCTAGCAAGCCAGAGAAGGGCTTTTCAAAGTTGTAGTTACTTTTGGCAGAAATGTCATAGTACTGAAGATTCTTCTTTCGGCTGAAGACAGTTGACTTTGCCTTAACCTTTCTGTCCTTAATATCTACTTTGTTGCCACACAACACGATGGGGATGTTCTCACACACTCGTACCAGATCGGTATGCCAGTTACGCACGTTCTTGTAACTCTCGATATTACATCAAACATTATAATGGCACAGAGCTTGGATATAATAGCCATTTCTCAGTCCACCAAGTTTCTCCTGACCAGCTGTATCCCATACATTGAACTTAATAGGTCCTCTGTTGGTATGGAATACAAGGGGATGGACCTCAACACCCAAGGTAGCTACATACTTCTCAAATTCACCAGTCAGATGATGTTTCACAAATGTAGTTTTACCAATTAGGTAATTATTTTTAAGGTACACGTAGATGTATACTTGGAATCTTTTATCAGAGAATGctgctgttccttttttttaaaaaatgttttatttatttatttaatgctgCTGTTCCTTGACCTCTTTACTCCTTCGGGTTAAGTGGTGCAGTGGTGAGGGGAGAGATAGACGGAGTAAGTTTGGCCAGTGCAAAACCCCTACTCTAACTAAAACAATAAATCTCCTCGCTGGTCGGGACAGCGATATTCTAGGGTGAAGACTACGGCACCACACAAGGATATACAGTTTCTCCTAGGCTGTCAGCTTCCTCTCAAAAAGCAGCTCGTCACCCTGCTGGTCCTCCTGGAGGTCCCAGCCTAGGAAAGTAACCACAGCGATAAAAGAACAATCTCCGTTTATTAAACATGATTTTTCTGTTTCACCACACActccagaaaaaaaggaaatggggcTGGGAGTGGAGAAAAAGGTACAGTGGCTGGGGATAGAGTAGGCTGGGagtggggtagggtggggagggagaacgtgaaaacaaaataaaacaggtaGGAAGAACATCTCCCTACCCTTAAGGTGGTGGCCGGGGGAGGGAAGCATgagggggagggggccaggaAGCTCTGTACAGAGGGGTTGCCCCcagcccccacacacacaccctggataTGTACAGTACAAACCCCAGATAATTACAACAGccaaagaagagaagaagaaagggagtcCAGGGGTAGGGTCTGAGGTTGGGAAAGCAAGGAAAGGGCACAGGGATAAAATTTCACATATTTACAACTTTTATATAAGTATAAATTTGGCCCCGGCTGGGTGTATGTGTGTAGTGGGATGGGACTGAAGGGGAACTGTCCatacaaaagaaagaagggtCGAGTCTG
This window contains:
- the ZBTB9 gene encoding zinc finger and BTB domain-containing protein 9: MDTSTPLPPVAPSPACNPAPRTIQIEFPQHSSLLLEALNRHRLEGKFCDVSLLVQGRELRAHKAVLAAASPYFHDKLLLGDAPRLTLPSVIEADAFEGLLQLIYSGHLRLPLDALPAHLLVASGLQMWQVVDQCSEILRELENSGGGISTRGATPFHTLLSTTSSPGDWCIRSSPFQTVAQSSASTQSRVGGEGSELGDMLQLQVEEEEEEEEEEEDEEDQGSTVPSQTPQPQRGSGGFPRSPASHALPTSTTPCRLAESESAPPEPPAPHTVLPPKIFYIKQEPFEPKEEISGGGTQSGGTKEETKVFPGGNTEENGELGFLLPSGAGQASGGGGPSWKPVDLHGNEILSGGGGPGGAGQAVHGPVKLGGAPPADGKRFGCLCGKRFAVKPKRDRHIMLTFSLRPFGCGICNKRFKLKHHLTEHMKTHAGALHACPHCGRRFRVHACFLRHRDLCKGQGWATAHWTYK